A genomic window from Syntrophorhabdales bacterium includes:
- a CDS encoding PEP-utilizing enzyme encodes MAKTFTDPHDVPMIPGTEGWEKLYPYQYIFSKEDPERAKFESSQIWFYDGLHYPEPHYPFDLIWDEAWSLALSQYNTRHYIIPPALGIDHRIVNGYVYISPVGVPDPEEVGKRVPHFMERAGYYFQNWDRLYENWKKKMTATIDKLESMNFTDLPVMEDISVIKDGLGKGSGYELLRRYDELIDLGLLCWQYHFEFLNLCYAAQVTFFGTANQIFPDVPISTLVKMSAGFDPILFKPDAELIRLAKLAIEVGIEDIFAKPLKADELMKELEKHPVGKEWLKELEKARYPWFYMSTGTGWYHTHISWNDNLNVPFDNIRTNIKTLKAGKEIGRPTAQILKERDRIAGEYRKLIKTDADREAFDQGLAIARLVLPYAEDHNFYVEHWFHSLFWGKVRQVGQILQNAGFIENADEDIWFLRRDEIKQALWDHVTSWATGVRARGPSYWPKEIAWRKGVYEKFKQWTPPPALGVPPDVVTEPFTIVLWGVTNDALQKWLAGPAEGGAQNEIQGSAGSSGVVEGKARVLKTVDQLADLQEGEILVATTTSPSWAPAFVKIAGAVTDVGGPMCHAAIVCREYGLPTVVGTGKGTQLIKTGDLLRINGDTGLVQILERAK; translated from the coding sequence ATGGCGAAAACATTTACGGACCCACACGATGTACCAATGATTCCGGGAACGGAAGGCTGGGAGAAGCTGTACCCTTATCAGTATATCTTCTCCAAAGAAGATCCTGAACGTGCCAAATTTGAGAGCAGCCAGATATGGTTCTATGATGGCCTCCATTACCCGGAGCCTCATTATCCTTTCGATCTCATCTGGGATGAAGCGTGGTCTCTGGCTCTTTCGCAATATAACACCCGCCATTACATCATCCCGCCCGCCCTCGGCATCGACCACAGGATCGTTAACGGGTATGTGTACATCAGCCCTGTCGGCGTTCCCGACCCTGAGGAAGTGGGAAAGCGGGTGCCGCATTTTATGGAGCGCGCAGGGTATTATTTCCAGAACTGGGACAGGTTGTATGAAAACTGGAAGAAGAAGATGACCGCCACGATCGATAAACTCGAATCAATGAACTTTACCGACCTTCCCGTGATGGAGGATATCAGCGTCATCAAGGACGGGCTTGGAAAGGGGAGCGGCTACGAGCTCCTCAGAAGATACGATGAGCTGATCGACCTTGGCCTGCTGTGCTGGCAGTATCATTTTGAATTCCTGAACCTGTGTTACGCTGCGCAGGTGACTTTCTTCGGCACGGCTAACCAGATTTTTCCAGATGTACCGATATCAACGCTGGTCAAGATGTCGGCCGGTTTTGATCCTATCCTTTTCAAGCCCGATGCTGAACTGATAAGGCTGGCGAAACTCGCTATCGAAGTCGGTATCGAAGACATATTCGCCAAACCATTGAAAGCCGATGAGCTCATGAAGGAACTGGAGAAGCATCCTGTGGGCAAGGAGTGGCTCAAGGAACTGGAAAAAGCGCGCTACCCGTGGTTCTACATGTCTACAGGCACAGGCTGGTATCACACACATATCAGCTGGAATGATAATCTTAACGTTCCCTTCGATAATATCCGGACTAACATTAAAACCCTTAAAGCAGGCAAGGAGATCGGCAGACCGACGGCCCAGATTCTCAAGGAGCGTGATCGGATCGCGGGTGAGTACAGGAAGCTGATAAAGACCGATGCTGACAGAGAGGCATTCGATCAAGGCCTGGCTATAGCTCGGTTGGTGTTGCCTTACGCTGAGGATCATAATTTCTACGTGGAGCACTGGTTTCACAGCCTTTTCTGGGGGAAGGTCCGCCAGGTGGGCCAGATCCTTCAGAATGCGGGATTCATCGAAAATGCCGACGAGGACATCTGGTTCCTGAGGCGTGATGAGATCAAACAGGCGCTCTGGGATCATGTCACCTCCTGGGCAACGGGGGTGAGGGCGAGAGGACCTTCCTACTGGCCGAAAGAGATTGCCTGGAGAAAGGGTGTTTACGAAAAGTTCAAACAGTGGACCCCGCCGCCGGCGCTTGGCGTGCCACCAGACGTTGTGACAGAGCCCTTCACCATTGTCCTCTGGGGAGTCACCAACGATGCCCTCCAGAAGTGGCTCGCCGGCCCCGCAGAAGGAGGAGCGCAGAATGAGATCCAGGGCTCTGCAGGCTCATCCGGTGTGGTCGAAGGAAAGGCCCGGGTTCTGAAGACCGTGGACCAGCTTGCTGATCTTCAAGAGGGAGAGATACTGGTGGCGACCACCACGTCGCCCAGTTGGGCACCTGCGTTCGTCAAGATTGCAGGGGCCGTGACCGACGTGGGTGGCCCTATGTGCCACGCTGCCATTGTCTGCAGGGAATACGGATTGCCGACCGTTGTCGGGACAGGCAAGGGCACACAGCTGATAAAAACGGGTGATCTGCTCCGGATCAACGGCGACACCGGGTTAGTGCAGATACTGGAAAGAGCAAAATAG
- a CDS encoding MFS transporter, translating to MAIRLRPYLEVYRSRRIGLMLIFGFSSGLPFALTGGTLQAWMTVSGVNLRTMGIFSAIGLPYALKFLWSPLMDRFAVPWLGRRRGWIVSMQVLLLLAIVTMAFASPEHGLGVLAFLAFSVAFFSASQDIVIDAYRTDLLQEAERGAGTAVYVTGYRIAMLVSGAGALIVSERAGWRNTYLLMAFMMVVGMIGTFMGPEPDGTWRAPRTLRQAVWGPLKDFFSRNHACAMLVFIVLYKLGDAYASSLTTAFLIGGMGFSRSDVGEVNKAFGMVSLIIGAGIGGSLMVRLGLFRALLYFGILQAVSILSFTALALAGKSYPMLVFAVGFENLTGGMGTSAFVAFLMGLCDHRYSATQFALLSSLAVLGRVLISLSSGLAVELIGWPNFFLLATLSALPGLALLWWMRDAAIFKH from the coding sequence ATGGCCATCCGCCTTCGCCCCTACCTTGAAGTCTACCGCAGCCGGCGTATCGGCCTGATGCTCATCTTCGGTTTCTCGTCGGGTTTGCCCTTCGCTCTCACGGGCGGAACACTCCAGGCATGGATGACCGTATCAGGAGTGAATCTCCGGACCATGGGCATCTTCTCGGCAATAGGTCTCCCGTATGCGCTCAAATTCCTCTGGTCGCCTCTTATGGACCGATTCGCAGTGCCGTGGCTGGGAAGACGAAGAGGATGGATCGTTTCCATGCAGGTCCTTCTCTTGCTGGCCATTGTTACCATGGCGTTTGCATCTCCCGAGCATGGGTTGGGGGTGTTGGCTTTTCTGGCGTTCTCAGTTGCATTCTTTTCTGCTTCACAGGACATTGTGATCGATGCGTACCGGACCGATTTGCTGCAAGAGGCCGAACGGGGCGCCGGGACTGCAGTCTACGTGACCGGCTATCGGATTGCCATGCTGGTCTCGGGGGCGGGAGCCCTCATCGTATCGGAACGTGCCGGTTGGAGGAATACCTATCTTCTGATGGCCTTTATGATGGTCGTGGGCATGATCGGCACGTTTATGGGGCCTGAACCGGATGGTACGTGGAGAGCCCCAAGGACGCTGCGGCAAGCCGTATGGGGACCGCTTAAGGATTTTTTCTCCCGCAATCATGCATGTGCCATGCTCGTATTCATTGTGCTGTATAAATTGGGAGACGCATACGCCAGCAGCCTGACCACAGCATTCCTCATCGGAGGCATGGGATTTTCCCGGAGCGATGTCGGAGAGGTGAACAAGGCGTTCGGAATGGTTTCTCTCATTATCGGGGCAGGTATAGGCGGCTCGCTCATGGTACGGCTCGGGCTTTTTCGTGCGCTCCTCTATTTCGGGATTCTTCAGGCGGTCTCGATCCTTTCGTTCACCGCCCTTGCGCTTGCGGGGAAAAGCTATCCCATGCTTGTATTTGCAGTGGGATTCGAGAATCTCACCGGGGGTATGGGCACGTCAGCCTTCGTGGCCTTTCTCATGGGACTCTGTGATCATCGCTACAGCGCGACGCAGTTTGCGCTGCTTTCGTCATTAGCCGTCCTCGGTCGGGTTCTCATTTCGCTCTCCTCAGGCCTTGCAGTGGAATTGATAGGGTGGCCGAATTTTTTTCTCCTTGCCACTCTCAGCGCGTTGCCCGGGCTCGCACTTCTCTGGTGGATGCGTGACGCAGCGATATTCAAGCATTGA
- the cls gene encoding cardiolipin synthase, whose amino-acid sequence MRRISAILSSFLLLVVLYNCASLPDANDVIYGPLDLRSPTVVGPRGELSPEQSKHILDRLGRQSGSTDLLTRQTIVLEEISGSPLIAGNKATLLIDGGATYGAMMQAIDGARDHINFETFIFEDDDIGRRFADLLVEKQGQGVQVNLIYDSVGSMHTSTAFFKRLRDSGAKVLEFNPLNPLKAKKVDFLTHRDHRKILIVDGKIAFTGGVNISGVYSSSPSSPTSSGKEPWRDTDVQIEGPAVAELQKLFLDTWKRQKGPELAQTNFFPELKRQGSDLIQVIGSTPGESNRETYIMYISAITFAEKSVHLTDAYFVPDSQTMTALTDAAKRGVDVRLIVPGVSDSDLVFYAGRSHYEDLLESGVKLYERKGGMLHAKTAVIDSVWSTVGSTNLDLWSFARNDEVNAIIIGQDFAVEMESMFAADIQASQGITPEEWRHRGVINRIKEWFSRLLSYWL is encoded by the coding sequence ATGCGCCGCATTTCGGCAATACTGTCTTCATTCCTTCTCCTTGTCGTCCTTTATAACTGCGCCAGCCTCCCCGATGCAAATGACGTTATATACGGCCCGTTAGACCTACGCTCGCCCACAGTGGTCGGCCCTCGGGGTGAACTCTCGCCCGAGCAAAGCAAGCACATTCTGGACCGACTCGGACGACAGTCCGGGTCGACTGATCTCCTCACGCGGCAGACCATCGTACTCGAGGAAATCAGTGGAAGTCCCCTCATTGCCGGGAACAAAGCCACTCTGCTTATAGATGGAGGAGCCACATATGGAGCGATGATGCAGGCGATTGATGGTGCCAGGGATCACATCAATTTCGAGACGTTTATCTTCGAAGATGATGATATAGGCCGGCGGTTCGCGGATCTCCTGGTGGAAAAACAGGGACAGGGTGTTCAGGTCAATCTTATCTATGACAGTGTCGGATCTATGCACACGTCGACCGCTTTTTTTAAGCGCCTGCGGGACTCCGGGGCCAAAGTGCTGGAGTTTAACCCGCTGAATCCCCTGAAAGCGAAGAAGGTAGATTTCCTGACGCATCGGGATCACCGGAAGATATTGATTGTGGATGGCAAAATAGCGTTTACAGGTGGTGTGAACATAAGCGGTGTCTATTCCTCCAGTCCCTCCAGTCCTACCTCCAGCGGCAAAGAGCCGTGGCGTGACACCGATGTTCAGATAGAAGGTCCTGCAGTGGCTGAATTACAGAAACTCTTTCTGGATACCTGGAAACGGCAGAAGGGCCCGGAGCTTGCGCAGACAAATTTCTTCCCGGAGCTCAAGCGGCAGGGAAGCGACCTGATACAGGTAATCGGAAGTACGCCGGGTGAGAGTAACCGGGAGACGTACATCATGTATATATCAGCGATCACATTCGCAGAAAAGAGTGTTCACCTGACCGACGCATATTTTGTACCGGACAGTCAGACCATGACAGCACTTACCGATGCGGCGAAACGCGGTGTGGACGTGAGATTGATTGTTCCAGGGGTCAGCGACAGCGACCTTGTCTTTTATGCGGGAAGGTCCCACTATGAGGATCTTCTGGAATCAGGCGTGAAACTGTATGAGCGGAAGGGTGGCATGCTCCATGCCAAGACAGCAGTGATCGACAGTGTCTGGTCCACGGTTGGTTCAACTAACCTTGACCTCTGGAGCTTCGCGAGAAACGACGAGGTAAATGCAATCATTATCGGCCAGGACTTTGCCGTTGAGATGGAAAGCATGTTTGCCGCTGACATACAGGCGTCGCAAGGAATCACGCCGGAGGAATGGAGACACCGGGGGGTGATCAATCGCATCAAGGAGTGGTTCTCGCGTCTCCTTTCGTACTGGCTTTAG
- a CDS encoding DUF5752 family protein produces the protein MMEKTIGSFEFKQCVIVPKSTGQSAANLRQLRTLLTSVSDESIFHHTYQYFLSGHVLEYTNAFAHWVAESLGEKALSEHLSNIDPYSFPNIEAFRHELLKAIDLRLEALPEPRDAMVGEEFFFSEALTLIFPLHVRARNLAEFLIAIRYIDKSSIYYHFYEARMRLGGGTDDFSKWFSNSVGQESLGERLNAIDPFMHTLEGIRNHIVEAVEDEVRRAMEEITS, from the coding sequence ATGATGGAAAAAACAATTGGGTCGTTTGAGTTCAAGCAGTGTGTAATCGTCCCCAAGTCCACGGGTCAAAGCGCGGCAAACCTCCGCCAGTTAAGAACGCTGTTGACCAGTGTGAGCGATGAGTCGATATTCCACCACACGTATCAATACTTCCTGTCAGGTCACGTCCTGGAGTATACGAACGCCTTTGCCCATTGGGTTGCGGAGAGCCTTGGCGAAAAGGCGCTTTCGGAGCACTTGTCAAACATTGATCCCTATTCCTTTCCTAACATCGAAGCGTTTCGGCACGAGTTGTTGAAAGCGATAGACCTCCGGCTGGAAGCACTCCCTGAGCCTCGCGACGCGATGGTTGGGGAGGAGTTTTTCTTTAGTGAGGCATTAACCCTCATCTTTCCGTTGCATGTGAGGGCAAGAAATCTCGCAGAGTTTCTCATCGCGATCCGTTACATCGATAAGAGTTCCATCTACTATCATTTCTATGAGGCGAGGATGCGGCTTGGGGGCGGAACAGATGACTTTTCGAAATGGTTCAGTAACTCCGTTGGCCAGGAGAGCTTGGGCGAACGACTAAACGCAATAGACCCTTTCATGCACACCCTCGAAGGAATAAGGAATCACATTGTCGAGGCGGTGGAGGATGAAGTGAGAAGGGCTATGGAAGAGATAACGTCATGA
- a CDS encoding glycosyltransferase yields the protein MITDYAGISPKGDLLLLQKLGERLSGKSFLHINSTRLGGGVAEILQRMVPILAELGIEARWDIIEGDQRFFDITKKIHNALQGDQVQISAEMWDYHAEINKKNAERLNLEADAVLIHDPQPAPLIEFRTGGKWIWRCHIDLSNPAKDVAHFLKGYCEKYDAAIFSVAKFVMPMTINQFIILPSIDPLSEKNREVTKEEIEETAERLHIPADRTILLQVSRFDLFKDPVGVIQAYRMVKKYNDCILILAGSPATDDPEGEAVLAAVREFAADDPDIYILMLPANSDREINVLQRMATVILQKSLKEGFGLTVAEGMWKGKPVIGGAAGGIPMQIVDGLNGFLVHSVEGAAFRVRQLLNNPEMSREMGQRAKDHVRTNFLITRQIRDYLAVWYSLEQGGRTVLELWQH from the coding sequence ATGATTACCGATTATGCAGGTATTTCGCCGAAAGGTGATCTGTTGCTGCTCCAAAAGCTCGGCGAGAGATTGAGCGGTAAATCCTTCCTTCACATCAACTCGACACGGTTGGGCGGCGGCGTGGCCGAAATTCTGCAAAGAATGGTGCCGATTCTCGCGGAGCTCGGCATCGAGGCGCGCTGGGATATCATAGAGGGCGACCAGAGGTTCTTCGACATAACAAAGAAGATTCACAACGCCCTTCAGGGCGACCAGGTGCAGATTTCAGCGGAGATGTGGGACTACCACGCCGAGATCAACAAGAAGAACGCTGAAAGGCTGAACCTGGAAGCAGACGCGGTCCTGATCCATGACCCCCAACCGGCACCCTTGATTGAGTTCAGAACAGGCGGCAAGTGGATCTGGCGGTGTCATATTGATCTATCCAACCCGGCCAAAGATGTGGCTCATTTTCTTAAGGGGTACTGCGAGAAGTATGACGCAGCGATTTTTTCAGTGGCAAAGTTTGTCATGCCCATGACCATAAACCAGTTTATCATTTTACCATCCATTGACCCTCTCAGCGAGAAGAACAGAGAGGTGACAAAGGAGGAAATAGAGGAGACCGCCGAAAGGCTCCATATCCCTGCAGACAGGACCATTCTTCTTCAAGTCTCTAGATTCGACCTTTTCAAAGACCCCGTCGGCGTTATCCAGGCCTACAGAATGGTCAAGAAATACAACGATTGCATCCTCATACTTGCCGGGAGCCCCGCGACAGACGACCCGGAAGGGGAGGCTGTTCTGGCAGCTGTCAGGGAATTTGCAGCGGATGACCCGGACATATATATCCTGATGCTGCCAGCGAACAGTGATAGAGAAATCAATGTATTGCAGCGGATGGCCACGGTGATTCTCCAGAAATCTCTCAAGGAGGGATTCGGCCTTACCGTGGCAGAAGGCATGTGGAAAGGAAAGCCTGTTATAGGCGGAGCAGCGGGCGGGATCCCCATGCAGATCGTAGACGGCCTCAACGGCTTTCTTGTTCATTCGGTGGAGGGGGCGGCTTTCAGGGTAAGACAACTTCTCAATAACCCTGAAATGTCCCGGGAGATGGGTCAGCGCGCGAAGGATCACGTGAGAACAAACTTTCTCATAACGCGGCAGATACGGGACTATCTCGCTGTCTGGTATTCTCTGGAGCAGGGAGGAAGAACGGTCCTGGAGCTGTGGCAGCATTAG
- the treZ gene encoding malto-oligosyltrehalose trehalohydrolase codes for MWELDIGASVVAGEAVYFRVWAPRAKTVCVRLSSRTHGGEVPLHRDKKGYFEGEAGSVSAGEQYFYVLDDEIVRPDPASRYQPEGVHGPSRIVDPRGFSWADEDWKGIPLKEFIMYELHVGTFTREGTFEAIVEHLNYLTDLGVTAVEMMPVAQFPGSRNWGYDGVYPFAPQNTYGGPEGLKRLINACHRKGLAVVLDVVYNHLGPEGNYLSSFGPYFTDRYKTPWGEAINFDGPCSDQVRHYFISNALYWITEYHVDALRIDAIHGIFDFGARHFLEELAHAVHSLAVALRHPIYVIAESDLNDVRVINPTAIGGYGLDGQWNDDFQHALHALITGETNGYYQDFGGLAHVAKAMSEGFVYSGQYSSYRKRRHGNSSKERPAHQFVIFFQNHDQAGNRPDRVSRILSLEQMKLAASVVLLSPCIPLLFMGEEYAEKAPFYYFVSHSDQTLVEAVRNGRREDFGRFGWASEVPDPQAESTFLTSKIDLCGYRSDEQVHLSDFYRALLHMRKETPVLADPVGEQMEIRDYEDKRVLFVRRWFSGENLSCLYNFNVETIRVTVTLPEGKWVKAVDSSSGKWGGPGELAPLRIVSGGIEDQINLNPYSVVLYRTSEC; via the coding sequence ATGTGGGAGCTGGACATAGGGGCATCGGTTGTTGCGGGAGAGGCGGTATACTTCAGGGTTTGGGCACCACGCGCAAAAACAGTTTGCGTCAGGCTTTCATCTCGCACTCATGGTGGAGAAGTTCCGCTCCACAGAGATAAGAAAGGCTACTTTGAAGGAGAGGCCGGAAGCGTATCCGCGGGAGAGCAGTACTTCTATGTCCTGGATGATGAAATCGTGCGGCCCGATCCTGCGTCACGGTATCAGCCCGAAGGCGTCCACGGCCCGTCCCGGATAGTCGATCCTCGCGGATTCTCTTGGGCTGATGAGGACTGGAAAGGGATACCGTTGAAGGAGTTCATCATGTATGAGCTCCACGTGGGCACCTTCACGCGGGAGGGCACTTTCGAAGCGATCGTCGAACATCTGAATTATCTCACGGACCTGGGAGTTACTGCCGTGGAAATGATGCCGGTCGCACAGTTCCCTGGCAGCAGGAATTGGGGTTACGACGGAGTCTATCCTTTTGCACCGCAGAATACGTATGGGGGTCCCGAAGGCCTGAAAAGGCTGATTAATGCCTGTCACAGAAAGGGGCTGGCGGTAGTGCTCGATGTCGTCTACAACCATCTGGGGCCTGAAGGCAACTACCTTAGCAGTTTCGGCCCGTATTTCACAGACAGGTATAAGACGCCGTGGGGTGAAGCGATCAACTTCGACGGACCATGCAGCGACCAGGTGCGGCATTACTTCATCAGCAATGCGCTTTACTGGATAACGGAATACCATGTCGACGCTCTCAGGATCGATGCCATACACGGTATATTCGATTTCGGAGCACGCCATTTCCTGGAGGAGCTTGCACATGCCGTACACTCACTGGCTGTAGCCTTGCGACACCCTATTTACGTGATTGCCGAAAGCGATCTTAACGATGTGAGAGTTATAAATCCGACGGCCATCGGTGGCTACGGACTCGACGGCCAGTGGAACGACGATTTTCAGCATGCCCTTCACGCTCTGATCACGGGCGAGACTAACGGCTACTATCAGGACTTTGGCGGGCTGGCCCACGTGGCTAAAGCGATGTCGGAAGGTTTTGTCTATTCAGGCCAGTACTCGTCATACAGAAAGCGGAGACATGGCAATTCTTCAAAAGAGAGGCCCGCCCATCAATTCGTCATTTTTTTTCAGAACCACGATCAGGCAGGCAATAGACCGGACAGGGTGAGCCGGATTCTGTCGCTCGAGCAGATGAAGCTCGCCGCAAGCGTGGTGCTGCTCTCTCCGTGCATTCCTCTTCTGTTTATGGGAGAGGAATACGCCGAGAAAGCACCATTTTACTATTTCGTAAGCCACTCGGATCAAACCCTCGTCGAAGCAGTGCGCAACGGCAGGAGGGAAGACTTCGGGAGATTTGGCTGGGCATCGGAAGTTCCTGATCCGCAGGCAGAGTCGACGTTTCTCACGTCAAAGATCGACCTCTGCGGTTATCGGTCGGACGAGCAGGTGCACCTGTCCGACTTCTATCGGGCGCTGCTGCACATGAGAAAGGAAACTCCTGTACTTGCAGATCCTGTCGGAGAACAGATGGAAATAAGAGATTATGAAGACAAAAGGGTACTTTTTGTAAGAAGGTGGTTTTCGGGAGAGAATCTTTCCTGTCTCTATAATTTCAATGTCGAAACTATACGTGTTACCGTGACGCTTCCCGAAGGGAAGTGGGTCAAGGCAGTAGACTCTTCCTCGGGAAAGTGGGGTGGCCCCGGGGAATTGGCGCCGCTCCGCATCGTCTCTGGTGGAATAGAAGACCAGATAAACCTCAATCCATACAGCGTTGTTCTTTACCGGACAAGTGAGTGCTAA